A portion of the Calothrix sp. 336/3 genome contains these proteins:
- a CDS encoding RAMP superfamily CRISPR-associated protein yields the protein MTQIPRPQPRKPTPPQRPTRDNSTETNPSKPYQFVSFPLEKPRLKEPAGHDKFDKNRLHGTLLLKLQVQTSLHVSTGIVAPGSDLESRVALIKTMTRGVEKQLLIQGSSLKGCIRSVYEAITNSTLAVVTSRYRDKIPQERLPCRKNTELCPASQVFGALDWQGLIEFNDAKCESVGFNTGFMPSLYRPRPESGSAYFDTRGKVAGRKFYYHTIRAIAKEQNQGIAVQQAAQAYTFTTQLQFKNLKPEELGTLLVVLGQDSKYPIALKVGGGKPIGMGTMTVEVTQARVLEKFDDIKKRYCQYNPTNDNLLTGQALQIFIQKQIKAAHSSEFIQSKQLQQLAQVLQYPTDREPPEGMY from the coding sequence ATGACTCAAATACCCAGACCTCAACCGAGAAAACCAACACCACCCCAGCGTCCAACCCGCGATAACTCTACAGAAACTAATCCTAGTAAACCCTATCAATTCGTCTCATTCCCGCTTGAAAAGCCTCGCTTAAAAGAACCTGCAGGACATGATAAATTTGATAAAAATCGCTTGCATGGAACCTTACTTTTAAAATTGCAAGTCCAAACCTCCTTGCACGTTTCTACAGGTATTGTTGCTCCCGGTAGCGATCTAGAAAGTCGCGTGGCTTTAATTAAAACTATGACACGAGGAGTGGAAAAGCAACTTTTAATTCAAGGTAGTTCTTTAAAAGGTTGCATTCGTTCGGTATACGAAGCAATCACTAATAGTACATTAGCAGTTGTCACATCAAGATACCGCGATAAAATACCCCAAGAACGTTTACCTTGTAGAAAAAACACTGAACTATGTCCAGCAAGTCAAGTATTTGGGGCTTTAGATTGGCAAGGATTAATTGAATTTAATGACGCAAAATGTGAAAGCGTCGGTTTTAATACAGGTTTTATGCCATCCTTATATCGTCCTCGTCCCGAATCTGGAAGCGCATATTTTGACACAAGGGGAAAAGTAGCTGGACGTAAGTTTTACTATCATACAATTCGCGCGATCGCTAAAGAGCAAAACCAAGGAATTGCAGTCCAACAAGCAGCACAAGCTTATACATTTACCACTCAGTTACAATTTAAAAATCTCAAACCTGAAGAATTAGGAACATTATTAGTTGTATTAGGACAAGACAGCAAATATCCCATTGCGTTAAAAGTCGGTGGTGGTAAACCCATCGGGATGGGGACGATGACTGTGGAAGTCACCCAAGCAAGGGTTTTAGAAAAATTCGATGATATTAAAAAACGCTACTGTCAATATAATCCTACAAACGATAACTTACTCACAGGACAAGCTTTACAAATATTCATCCAAAAGCAAATTAAAGCCGCACATTCTTCTGAATTCATTCAATCCAAACAACTTCAGCAATTAGCCCAAGTTTTGCAATATCCAACTGATAGAGAACCACCAGAAGGAATGTATTAA
- a CDS encoding tetratricopeptide repeat protein, which produces MDSKLAVIYLGILVGLLFLTVISVFRQIFKTRRLESSFGKLRNKLTKEKGTTQEYYELASIYSEKKLYTQAISLFQKALKTAEEEGETEESLAYIYNGLGFTYFAQEQYDLAIRQYKEAIKLKPDYVFALNNLGHAYEKKKLTAQALEMYESALKYDGNNSTAKRRAESLRRLVSA; this is translated from the coding sequence ATGGACAGCAAGCTCGCAGTTATTTACCTCGGTATTTTGGTTGGTTTACTTTTCTTAACCGTAATCAGCGTTTTCCGGCAGATTTTCAAAACTCGCAGACTCGAAAGCTCCTTTGGTAAGCTGCGGAATAAACTCACAAAGGAAAAGGGTACAACCCAAGAATACTACGAACTCGCCAGTATTTATTCTGAGAAGAAACTATACACCCAAGCGATAAGCCTATTTCAGAAAGCTCTGAAAACTGCCGAAGAGGAAGGAGAAACCGAAGAAAGTCTGGCTTATATTTACAATGGACTTGGTTTTACCTACTTTGCTCAAGAACAGTATGATTTAGCGATTCGTCAGTATAAAGAGGCAATAAAACTCAAGCCTGATTATGTATTTGCACTGAATAACTTAGGTCATGCTTACGAGAAGAAGAAATTAACTGCCCAAGCTTTAGAAATGTACGAATCGGCACTGAAATACGATGGGAATAATTCTACAGCCAAGCGTCGTGCAGAATCCTTGAGAAGATTAGTCTCCGCTTAA
- a CDS encoding transporter substrate-binding domain-containing protein, whose translation MAKFAQNSSFIALNLKFRTIIRNAYFWWGNLRSSLIIFALSCFLLFPLPCRASEFTDIQQRGYLKVAVKDNLPPLGFKDSQGNLQGLEIDLAQQIGQDLLGKTASVKFIPVNNRDRLTVILKHQADITIARVTATASRNRVINFSVPYYFDGTRLLTKGTEITSLSELNKRKIAVLSGSSTIATIKYYLPQAELVGVKSYLEGRSLLDNGSVTAFAADGSILSGWVQESPQYRLIPTKLSTEPLAVVMPKGLQYDELRRKINGAIARYLETGWLKQRAVQWGLPFEEIVDKAETPNHFPDNKKRKDI comes from the coding sequence ATGGCAAAGTTTGCCCAAAATTCATCTTTTATCGCCCTAAATCTCAAATTCAGGACTATCATCCGCAATGCTTATTTCTGGTGGGGCAACCTGAGAAGCAGTTTGATTATCTTCGCTCTGAGTTGTTTTCTGCTTTTTCCCCTTCCCTGTCGTGCGTCCGAATTTACTGATATTCAACAGCGCGGTTATCTGAAAGTTGCTGTCAAGGATAATTTACCCCCCCTGGGATTTAAGGATAGTCAAGGTAATCTCCAGGGTTTGGAAATTGATTTAGCCCAACAAATAGGGCAAGATTTGCTTGGTAAAACTGCATCTGTGAAATTTATCCCAGTTAACAACCGCGATCGCCTGACTGTAATTCTCAAACATCAAGCAGATATAACCATTGCCAGAGTCACCGCCACCGCATCTCGCAATCGTGTAATTAACTTCAGTGTTCCTTACTATTTTGATGGTACAAGATTACTCACAAAAGGCACTGAAATTACATCCCTCTCCGAGTTGAATAAACGTAAGATAGCAGTACTTTCCGGCTCTAGTACCATAGCTACAATTAAGTATTATTTACCACAAGCTGAATTAGTAGGAGTCAAAAGTTACCTAGAAGGGCGATCGCTCCTAGATAATGGCTCAGTTACAGCCTTTGCTGCTGATGGTAGTATTCTGAGTGGGTGGGTACAGGAATCCCCTCAATACCGGCTCATCCCCACCAAACTATCCACAGAACCCCTAGCCGTAGTTATGCCCAAGGGCTTACAATACGACGAACTCAGAAGGAAGATAAACGGGGCGATCGCTCGCTATCTAGAGACAGGATGGCTCAAACAACGTGCTGTTCAATGGGGGCTACCCTTTGAGGAGATAGTAGACAAGGCAGAAACCCCGAACCATTTCCCTGATAATAAGAAGAGAAAAGACATTTAA
- the rplT gene encoding 50S ribosomal protein L20 → MTRVKRGNVARKRRNKILKLAKGFRGSHSTLFRTANQQVMKALRSAYRDRKKRKRDFRRLWITRINAAVRQHGMSYSQFIGNLKKSEIKLNRKMLAQLAILDPAAFTKVAELASQGK, encoded by the coding sequence ATGACAAGGGTAAAACGCGGTAATGTTGCTCGTAAACGCCGCAATAAGATTCTTAAGCTCGCTAAAGGTTTCCGTGGTTCTCACTCAACTCTGTTTAGAACCGCGAATCAGCAGGTAATGAAAGCGCTCCGTAGTGCTTACCGCGATCGCAAAAAACGCAAACGTGATTTCCGTCGTCTGTGGATCACCCGTATTAACGCTGCTGTGCGTCAACATGGTATGAGCTACAGCCAATTTATCGGTAATCTGAAAAAGTCTGAGATTAAGCTCAATCGTAAAATGCTGGCACAATTGGCTATTCTCGATCCTGCTGCTTTTACTAAAGTTGCAGAACTTGCGAGTCAAGGCAAATAG
- the rpmI gene encoding 50S ribosomal protein L35, translating into MPKLKTRKAAAKRFRATGSGKIVRRKAFKNHILEHKTTNKKRKLSKMVIVNERDEENVRLMLPYL; encoded by the coding sequence ATGCCTAAGCTAAAAACTCGCAAAGCTGCTGCGAAGCGGTTCCGCGCCACAGGTAGCGGTAAAATCGTGCGTCGCAAAGCGTTCAAAAACCATATCCTAGAACACAAAACCACCAACAAGAAGCGTAAGCTGTCAAAAATGGTGATTGTGAATGAGCGTGATGAAGAAAATGTACGCTTAATGCTCCCCTATTTGTAA
- a CDS encoding alkaline phosphatase gives MMDANDGDRPLGGLEAYRLRTILCNRRNFLIGTGFLTGLVVTSQWQPVLAYPKFQNYPFSLGVASGDPLPDGFVIWTRLAPDPLNGGGMPPEPVEVRWQVALDENMRRVVRRGKVLANPDFAHSVHVEVEGLESGRWYWYQFKVGKEVSPIGRTRTAPAYYSSVKEFKFAFVSCQDWENGFYTAFRHMAEEDLDCVVHLGDYIYEYAPEAGKPRQHNSPEITTLADYRNRHALYKTDKYLQAVHQYFPWIVTWDDHEVENNYANLIPEENQSSKEFITRRINAYQAYYEHMPLRKSSLPRGVNLQLYRRFTFGNLAEFNVLDTRQYRSDQPCGDGLKPRCVDAFNSEATMTGTKQEKWLFKGLDKSQARWNVIAQQTMLAEFDFDPRPDIGVFNLDQWDGYVAARDRLLKYLYQRQPNNPVVITGDIHSSWVHDLKLDFKNPASVTVGTEFIGTSISSDFPKEFIAPVQAALSDNPHTKFFDGANRGYVRCKLTPELWQSDYRVVSSIVDENGTISTLASFVVQNGIPGAQRLS, from the coding sequence ATGATGGATGCGAATGATGGCGATCGCCCCTTGGGCGGGCTGGAAGCCTATCGCCTGCGAACAATTTTGTGTAACCGACGGAATTTCTTGATAGGTACAGGGTTTCTGACTGGGTTAGTAGTGACTAGTCAATGGCAACCAGTACTTGCATACCCTAAGTTTCAAAATTATCCCTTCAGTTTAGGTGTGGCTTCGGGTGATCCATTACCAGATGGCTTTGTGATTTGGACAAGACTCGCACCGGATCCCCTAAATGGTGGAGGAATGCCACCGGAACCAGTAGAAGTCAGATGGCAAGTTGCCCTGGATGAAAATATGCGTCGGGTTGTGCGACGGGGTAAGGTACTAGCTAACCCTGACTTTGCTCACTCTGTACACGTTGAAGTGGAGGGATTGGAATCTGGGCGTTGGTACTGGTATCAATTTAAAGTAGGTAAAGAAGTTAGCCCCATTGGACGGACTCGCACCGCTCCCGCCTATTATAGTTCTGTCAAGGAATTCAAGTTCGCCTTTGTTTCCTGCCAAGATTGGGAAAATGGTTTTTATACAGCTTTTCGCCACATGGCAGAGGAAGACTTAGATTGTGTCGTGCATCTGGGTGATTATATTTACGAGTATGCTCCAGAAGCGGGAAAACCTCGCCAGCATAATAGCCCAGAAATTACCACTTTGGCTGATTATCGTAACCGTCACGCCCTGTATAAAACTGACAAGTATCTGCAAGCTGTCCATCAATACTTTCCTTGGATTGTCACCTGGGACGATCATGAGGTGGAAAATAACTATGCCAATTTGATACCGGAAGAAAATCAAAGTTCCAAGGAATTTATCACCAGACGTATCAATGCTTACCAGGCGTATTACGAACATATGCCCCTACGTAAATCATCCCTTCCCAGAGGGGTAAACTTACAACTGTACCGACGCTTCACTTTTGGTAATTTAGCAGAGTTTAACGTTTTAGATACGCGCCAATATCGCAGTGATCAACCCTGTGGTGATGGACTCAAACCCCGGTGTGTGGATGCTTTTAATTCAGAAGCTACCATGACGGGTACTAAACAAGAAAAATGGTTATTCAAAGGGTTGGATAAATCCCAAGCACGGTGGAATGTGATTGCACAACAAACGATGTTGGCAGAATTCGATTTTGATCCACGTCCAGATATTGGAGTATTTAATCTTGATCAGTGGGATGGTTATGTTGCTGCGCGCGATCGCCTGCTGAAATACCTATATCAACGTCAACCAAACAACCCTGTGGTAATTACCGGAGATATTCATTCCAGTTGGGTACATGATTTGAAACTGGACTTTAAAAACCCTGCTTCTGTGACTGTTGGAACAGAATTTATTGGTACATCAATTAGCTCTGACTTTCCCAAGGAATTTATCGCTCCCGTACAAGCAGCTTTAAGTGACAATCCCCACACCAAATTCTTTGATGGTGCTAATCGTGGTTATGTGCGCTGCAAATTAACTCCGGAACTCTGGCAAAGTGACTACCGTGTGGTTTCTAGTATCGTGGATGAGAATGGAACTATCAGTACTTTGGCTTCCTTTGTCGTCCAAAATGGTATTCCTGGGGCACAGCGTTTATCTTAG
- a CDS encoding ribbon-helix-helix protein, CopG family has translation MTDRRRSDDYKQVSGYVPHSLAREFKSICAREGVSQSEALEEMLYEWLNKRGALNSLPEEPSPPKTIADLVRANMTQLKRCGVKNLRALAKGEVLPTPGDFAIITSALAIPEEERIMIWQETFKLSVDHNSTSVKLYKYSGGIEEGEWEYS, from the coding sequence ATGACCGATAGAAGGCGTTCTGACGATTACAAGCAAGTTAGTGGTTACGTTCCGCACTCCTTAGCGCGGGAGTTTAAAAGCATCTGCGCCCGTGAAGGGGTGTCACAAAGCGAAGCCTTAGAAGAAATGCTATACGAGTGGTTGAACAAGAGAGGAGCTTTAAACTCCTTGCCCGAAGAACCATCTCCACCGAAGACAATAGCCGATTTAGTTCGAGCCAACATGACACAACTCAAGCGTTGTGGAGTGAAAAACCTCCGAGCGCTTGCCAAGGGGGAAGTACTGCCAACACCAGGGGACTTCGCCATCATTACATCTGCTTTAGCTATCCCTGAGGAAGAAAGAATAATGATTTGGCAAGAAACTTTTAAACTTTCCGTAGATCACAATTCTACGAGTGTAAAATTGTATAAATACTCAGGAGGTATAGAAGAAGGTGAGTGGGAGTATTCTTAA
- a CDS encoding GAF domain-containing protein → MQSNSIPEQDNHDVIFTVHQGEKHKALSRVIARIRESFDINTIFQITVKEVRQLINADRVGVFRFYPELGWEGEFIYEDVGQEWNSALTVKLRDHCFAEEFAGLYQQGRMKVMSDIYQADVSDCHIQMLERFQVRANVATPLMKGKELWGLLCIHQCDAPRQWETSEIEFVQLIAEHLGVALQQADYLEQVKLQSAQLAQAQAREKAAEWQRIIAITIEKIRQSLDLESIFRTSTEEIRQLLNADRVAIYRFNPDWSGEFVFESVAEGWVALIQQQLQQSEVFENISECSVKHLAVSPVVDTYLQDTVGGGFNRGEVYRICHDIYNAGFSNCYLDVLERYQAKAYVILAIYHGQKLWGLLAVYQNSSPRNWQEDEVYFLTQISTQLGVALQQAEFLQQMQTQAAEISKAAERQRALANTIEKIRRSLDIDTIFKTTTQEVLRLLEVERVAIYRFYPDWSGEFVADSIVDGWTPTVKSQPVTERILLQQIQAGKYARNEVFVPISQGEKLWGLLVAYQNSQPRYWQDEEINLLAQVGIQLGVALQQAESLKQVQVQAEQLAKAAERERKAAEREKALAATVEKIRQSLDLNTIFATSTKEVQQLLEVDRVTIYRFQEDWSGEFVAESLAPGLKPVREILPVITEDYLQRTQGGNFVHNQSLVIKDIYASNYSPHLIAISEAMGARAYMIVPIFQGDKLWGLLAAYQNNEPRDWQEDEVDLLVQIGTQLGVGIQQAELLEQTQSQKEEIAQTLKELQQTQSQLIQSEKMAGLGQLVAGIAHEINNPISFIYGNVTYLKEHTENLLHLLHIFQKYYPKPRKEVQEQIEAIDLNFIANDLPQILHSMMVGTERISQLVLSLRTFSRLDEAGMKRIDLHEGIDSTLLILQHRLHSQNHGFEVEVVKEYGDLPKFLCYAAQMNQVFMNILNNAIDALEYSVTMGMTTEKPKIWIRTQALANNSIQIRIADNGCGIAENLRSRIFEPFFTTKEPGKGTGLGLSISYQIIVEKHGGQIECISEPAKGCEFWIQIPMQQSLAD, encoded by the coding sequence ATGCAGTCTAATTCAATACCCGAACAAGATAATCATGATGTCATATTTACCGTGCATCAAGGTGAAAAACACAAAGCCTTGTCTAGGGTAATTGCCCGTATACGTGAATCTTTTGATATCAACACTATATTTCAAATTACGGTGAAAGAAGTGCGTCAGTTAATTAATGCTGACCGAGTGGGAGTATTTCGTTTTTATCCTGAATTGGGGTGGGAAGGCGAATTCATTTATGAAGATGTGGGACAAGAATGGAACTCTGCATTAACAGTCAAACTCCGCGATCACTGCTTTGCTGAAGAGTTTGCTGGACTTTATCAGCAAGGTCGGATGAAAGTCATGTCTGACATCTATCAAGCTGATGTTAGTGATTGCCATATACAAATGTTGGAAAGGTTCCAAGTCCGTGCTAATGTCGCCACTCCCTTAATGAAAGGGAAAGAACTATGGGGACTTTTATGTATCCATCAATGTGATGCACCGCGACAATGGGAAACATCAGAAATTGAGTTTGTGCAACTCATTGCCGAACATTTAGGAGTTGCTTTGCAGCAAGCAGATTATCTAGAACAAGTAAAATTGCAATCTGCACAATTAGCGCAAGCACAAGCCAGAGAAAAAGCCGCAGAATGGCAAAGAATCATTGCTATTACCATCGAGAAAATTCGCCAGTCTTTAGATTTAGAGAGCATTTTTCGCACCAGCACTGAGGAAATTAGACAACTGCTGAATGCTGATCGTGTAGCTATCTATCGCTTCAATCCCGATTGGAGTGGTGAGTTTGTCTTTGAATCAGTAGCCGAGGGTTGGGTGGCGTTGATACAGCAACAGTTACAACAATCAGAAGTTTTTGAAAATATCAGCGAATGTAGCGTTAAACATTTAGCAGTTAGTCCAGTGGTAGATACTTATTTACAGGATACCGTTGGCGGTGGTTTTAATAGGGGTGAAGTCTATCGCATCTGCCATGATATTTACAATGCAGGCTTTAGTAATTGCTACCTTGACGTATTAGAAAGGTATCAAGCAAAAGCTTACGTGATTCTAGCTATTTATCATGGTCAAAAACTCTGGGGCTTGTTAGCAGTCTATCAAAACAGCAGCCCTCGCAATTGGCAAGAAGATGAAGTCTATTTTCTCACCCAAATTAGCACTCAATTAGGGGTAGCTTTACAACAAGCCGAATTCTTACAGCAGATGCAAACCCAAGCCGCAGAAATCAGCAAAGCTGCGGAAAGACAACGGGCTTTGGCGAATACCATCGAGAAAATTCGCCGTTCTCTCGATATTGACACCATCTTCAAAACCACTACCCAAGAAGTTTTACGACTACTAGAAGTGGAAAGAGTGGCAATTTATCGCTTTTACCCAGACTGGAGTGGTGAGTTTGTAGCTGACTCTATAGTTGATGGCTGGACACCAACGGTGAAGTCACAGCCTGTGACAGAACGCATACTTTTACAACAAATTCAAGCTGGAAAGTATGCACGCAATGAAGTGTTTGTTCCCATTTCCCAAGGGGAAAAATTGTGGGGCTTGCTAGTAGCTTATCAAAACTCCCAACCCCGTTACTGGCAAGATGAAGAAATCAATTTATTAGCCCAGGTAGGAATACAATTGGGAGTGGCTTTGCAGCAAGCAGAGTCTTTGAAACAGGTACAGGTGCAAGCCGAACAACTAGCCAAAGCCGCCGAACGGGAACGCAAAGCCGCCGAAAGAGAGAAAGCCCTAGCTGCAACAGTAGAGAAAATTCGTCAGTCTTTAGATTTAAACACTATATTTGCTACCAGTACAAAGGAAGTTCAACAATTATTAGAAGTTGACCGAGTGACAATTTATCGTTTCCAGGAGGATTGGAGTGGTGAATTTGTCGCTGAATCACTAGCTCCAGGATTGAAACCTGTACGAGAAATTTTACCTGTAATTACAGAGGACTATCTACAAAGAACCCAAGGAGGGAACTTTGTTCATAATCAAAGTCTAGTGATTAAGGATATTTATGCTAGCAATTATTCCCCGCATCTAATTGCTATTAGTGAGGCAATGGGGGCTAGGGCATATATGATTGTGCCAATTTTTCAAGGTGACAAACTTTGGGGATTGCTAGCAGCATATCAAAACAATGAACCTCGTGATTGGCAAGAGGATGAAGTGGATTTGTTGGTGCAGATTGGCACACAATTAGGGGTGGGAATCCAGCAAGCAGAACTGTTAGAACAAACCCAAAGTCAAAAAGAAGAAATCGCCCAAACGCTCAAAGAATTACAACAAACTCAAAGCCAATTAATTCAAAGTGAAAAAATGGCTGGTTTAGGACAATTAGTGGCAGGGATAGCCCATGAAATAAACAACCCGATTAGTTTTATTTATGGTAATGTTACTTACCTCAAGGAACATACAGAAAATTTATTGCATCTACTCCATATTTTCCAAAAATACTATCCTAAACCGAGAAAAGAAGTTCAAGAGCAAATAGAGGCAATAGATTTGAATTTTATTGCTAATGATTTACCCCAAATTTTGCATTCTATGATGGTGGGTACAGAGAGAATTTCTCAGTTAGTTTTATCTTTACGCACCTTTTCTCGGTTAGATGAAGCCGGGATGAAAAGGATTGACCTGCATGAAGGTATCGATAGTACCCTACTAATTTTACAACATCGGTTGCACTCACAAAATCATGGTTTTGAGGTTGAAGTGGTTAAGGAATATGGTGATTTACCTAAGTTTCTTTGCTATGCAGCCCAGATGAACCAGGTATTTATGAATATTCTCAATAATGCAATTGATGCTTTAGAATATTCAGTCACAATGGGTATGACAACGGAGAAGCCGAAAATTTGGATTCGTACGCAGGCTCTTGCCAATAATTCTATTCAAATTCGGATTGCTGATAATGGTTGTGGTATCGCGGAAAATCTGCGATCGCGCATTTTTGAGCCGTTCTTTACAACTAAGGAACCTGGAAAGGGTACTGGTTTAGGATTATCTATTAGCTATCAAATTATTGTAGAAAAACACGGTGGTCAAATTGAGTGTATTTCTGAACCTGCTAAAGGTTGTGAGTTCTGGATACAAATTCCTATGCAACAGTCTTTAGCTGATTAG